In Chrysoperla carnea chromosome 2, inChrCarn1.1, whole genome shotgun sequence, the following proteins share a genomic window:
- the LOC123292231 gene encoding ER membrane protein complex subunit 10 yields MAYFPTLFTLIALITPFYCANVDYDGVVYLNLYHDLDGDIVPNFVERGNLTITSLRSGSSQIYNNILSPSEKAKLKDLALNNKFYRLKASITNFDGTSSELYTFLKACTLANSNLHDALTISLDYSGLVIGVTQNVLNSEICDSAHLAEHARKFNTNVFVQYTENGPVPDTASYIQKMEKEREARERGESKDTRSFLAKYWMYIVPVALFIIISSAANPEGAAGGGAGGGR; encoded by the exons atggCATATTTTCCAacactttttacattaattGCACTTATAACACCATTTTATTGT gCGAATGTAGATTACGATGGggttgtatatttaaatttataccaCGATTTAGATGGAGATATCGTTCCAAATTTTGTTGAACGTGGTAATTTAACGATAACAAGTTTACGATCGGGTAgtagtcaaatttataacaatatattatCACCTAGCGAAAAAGCCAAGTTAAAA gacttagcattaaataataaattttatcgactGAAAGCTTCTATTACCAATTTTGATGGAACATCTAGTGAATTGTATACTTTCTTAAAAGCG TGTACATTagccaattcaaatttacatgATGCCTTAACGATATCGTTAGATTATTCGGGTTTGGTAATTGGCGTcacacaaaatgttttaaattcagAAATTTGTGACTCAGCACATTTGGCTGAGCATgcaagaaaatttaatacaaatgtgTTCGTTCAGTATACAGAAAATGGTCCAGt TCCAGATACAGCAAGCTATatccaaaaaatggaaaaagaacGGGAGGCCAGAGAACGCGGTGAATCAAAAGATACTCGTTCATTTTTAGCTAAATAT tgGATGTACATTGTACCAGTGGCTCTCTTCATAATAATTTCATCAGCAGCCAATCCTGAGGGAGCAGCAGGAGGTGGTGCAGGCGGTGgacgttaa